Proteins found in one Falsirhodobacter algicola genomic segment:
- a CDS encoding SDR family oxidoreductase produces MDMQGKVVAITGAGRGIGLAATEVFAQAGARVVMLGRDAAAMQRHAPPGAEALRCDVASWTEVEDAVGRILAAHGRLDVLINNAGVIDPITPLAEADPAAWGHAMDVNLKGVFHGLRAAIPVMRAQGGGTIVTVSSGAAHRPLEGWSAYCASKAGAAMLTRAAHLEEAANGLRIMGLSPGTVATDMQRQIRASGINAVSQLDFAEHIPADWPARALLWMCGPAGDDHLGEELSLRSEEIRRAAGLI; encoded by the coding sequence ATGGACATGCAGGGCAAGGTGGTGGCCATCACGGGCGCGGGCCGCGGTATCGGTCTGGCGGCGACGGAGGTCTTCGCACAGGCCGGGGCGCGCGTCGTCATGCTGGGGCGCGATGCGGCGGCGATGCAGCGCCATGCCCCGCCCGGCGCCGAGGCGCTGCGCTGCGATGTCGCATCCTGGACCGAGGTGGAGGATGCGGTGGGCCGCATCCTTGCCGCGCATGGCCGGCTGGATGTGCTGATCAACAATGCCGGCGTGATCGACCCGATCACCCCCTTGGCCGAGGCGGACCCCGCCGCATGGGGCCATGCGATGGATGTGAACCTCAAGGGCGTCTTCCACGGTCTGCGCGCCGCCATCCCGGTGATGCGGGCGCAGGGCGGGGGCACGATCGTCACCGTCAGTTCCGGCGCGGCCCATCGCCCGCTGGAAGGGTGGAGCGCCTATTGCGCCTCCAAGGCCGGGGCGGCGATGCTGACCCGCGCCGCGCATCTGGAGGAAGCGGCCAATGGCCTGCGCATCATGGGCCTGTCGCCCGGCACCGTCGCGACCGACATGCAGCGCCAGATCCGCGCCAGCGGGATCAACGCCGTCAGCCAGCTCGATTTTGCCGAGCACATTCCGGCCGACTGGCCGGCCCGCGCGCTTTTGTGGATGTGCGGACCGGCCGGGGACGATCATCTGGGGGAGGAGCTGTCGCTGCGCAGCGAAGAGATCCGCCGCGCAGCCGGTCTGATCTGA
- a CDS encoding DHA2 family efflux MFS transporter permease subunit — protein sequence MSEPLTRRRVIAFFVMVFGMFMAILDIQIVSASLPEIQAGLSAGPDEISWVQTSYLIAEVIMIPLSGFLARVMSTRLLFTAAAAGFTAASFLCATSTSMGEMILWRALQGFLGGGMIPAVFAAAFTIFPPEKRNVVSPIIGLVATLAPTIGPTVGGYLSATFSWHWLFLVNVVPGIAVTIGAFMLIDFDKPNWPLMRRFDWIGFAAMAAFLGGLEYVLEEGPSNDWLQDEAVAVLTVVMVLGGMLFFWRAFTRDEPIVDMSAFANANFSIGSIFSFVMGIGLYGLTYLYPLYLSEIRDYDSLMVGQTVFVSGLAMFATAPVAGKLAGKLDPRLMLLVGFFGFSMSTWMLTGLTADWDFHELLLPQILRGCSLMLCMVPINNLALGTLSPERIKGGSGLFNLTRNLGGAVGLAIINTLLSNRSDLHYARLADSVTWSNPEAMRQMDLLAANLSAQGIDGQTGALMQMASRVSAQATVMSFIDVFFLLSCLFGGLALTALLMRKPGGAAKGAGGH from the coding sequence GTGTCCGAGCCGCTGACCCGCCGCCGCGTCATCGCATTCTTCGTGATGGTGTTCGGCATGTTCATGGCGATCCTCGACATTCAGATCGTCTCCGCCTCGCTGCCCGAGATTCAGGCCGGCCTGTCCGCCGGCCCGGATGAGATCAGCTGGGTCCAGACCTCGTATCTGATCGCCGAAGTGATCATGATCCCCCTGTCGGGCTTTCTGGCGCGGGTGATGTCCACGCGGCTTTTGTTCACCGCCGCTGCGGCGGGGTTCACGGCGGCGAGCTTCCTCTGCGCCACCTCCACCTCCATGGGCGAGATGATCCTTTGGCGGGCGTTGCAGGGCTTTCTGGGCGGCGGGATGATCCCGGCGGTCTTTGCCGCGGCCTTCACCATCTTCCCCCCCGAAAAACGCAACGTCGTCAGCCCGATCATCGGCCTCGTCGCCACGCTGGCCCCTACGATCGGGCCGACCGTCGGCGGCTATCTTTCGGCGACGTTTAGCTGGCACTGGCTTTTCCTCGTGAACGTCGTGCCGGGCATCGCCGTCACAATCGGGGCCTTCATGCTGATCGATTTCGACAAGCCGAACTGGCCGCTGATGCGCCGCTTCGACTGGATCGGTTTCGCGGCCATGGCGGCCTTTCTCGGCGGGCTGGAATACGTGCTGGAGGAAGGCCCCTCCAACGACTGGTTGCAGGACGAGGCGGTGGCCGTGCTGACGGTGGTGATGGTGCTGGGGGGGATGCTGTTCTTCTGGCGCGCCTTCACGCGCGACGAGCCGATCGTGGACATGTCCGCCTTCGCCAATGCCAACTTCTCCATCGGGTCGATCTTCAGCTTCGTGATGGGGATCGGGCTCTACGGGCTGACCTATCTCTATCCGCTCTATCTGTCGGAGATCCGCGATTACGACAGCCTGATGGTGGGGCAGACGGTCTTCGTCTCGGGCCTTGCGATGTTCGCGACGGCGCCGGTGGCGGGCAAGCTGGCGGGCAAGCTGGATCCCCGGCTGATGCTGCTGGTGGGCTTCTTCGGCTTTTCGATGTCCACATGGATGCTGACCGGGCTGACGGCCGATTGGGACTTCCACGAGCTTCTGCTGCCGCAGATCCTGCGCGGCTGTTCGTTGATGCTGTGCATGGTGCCGATCAACAACCTCGCGCTCGGCACGCTCAGCCCCGAACGGATCAAGGGCGGGTCGGGCCTGTTCAACCTGACGCGCAACCTCGGCGGTGCGGTGGGGCTGGCGATCATCAACACGCTGCTGTCGAACCGCAGCGATCTGCATTACGCCCGGCTGGCCGACAGCGTCACATGGTCCAACCCCGAGGCGATGCGCCAGATGGACCTTCTGGCCGCCAACCTGTCGGCGCAGGGGATCGACGGGCAGACGGGCGCGCTGATGCAGATGGCCTCGCGCGTGTCGGCGCAGGCGACGGTGATGTCCTTCATCGACGTGTTCTTCCTGCTGTCCTGCCTGTTCGGCGGCCTCGCGCTGACCGCGCTTCTGATGCGCAAGCCGGGCGGCGCCGCCAAGGGCGCCGGCGGTCACTGA